One Nitrospira sp. DNA window includes the following coding sequences:
- a CDS encoding Fe-S cluster assembly protein IscX — MDLKWNDAEEIAIRLVETHPTTDPLTVRFTDMHSWIVALPEFKDDPQKSNEKILESIQMAWHEEYQDSQS; from the coding sequence ATGGATTTGAAGTGGAACGACGCCGAAGAGATCGCGATCCGCTTGGTTGAAACCCACCCGACCACCGATCCCCTGACCGTCCGGTTCACGGACATGCACTCCTGGATCGTCGCCCTCCCGGAATTCAAAGACGACCCCCAAAAGTCGAACGAGAAAATCCTCGAATCCATCCAAATGGCCTGGCACGAAGAGTATCAGGATTCACAGTCCTGA